Below is a genomic region from Candidatus Binatia bacterium.
TTGTCGTGGATACGCAGTTGGCGCCAGCTCAGCACCTCGCAGAACTCGTCCATCGTGCCGTAGCCGCCGGGCAGCGCGACGAACGCGTCGCTGGCGTTGTCCATGATCTCTTTGCGCTCGTGCATCGTCTTGACGACGTGCAGCTCGGTGAGGCCCGGGTGAGCGATCTCCGTGCGCGCCAGCGCCTGGGGGATGACGCCGATCACCTCCCCGCCGAGGGCCAAGGCGGTGTCCGCCACGATCGCCATGAGGCCGACGCTGCCGCCGCCGTAGACGATGCCGTAACCGGCGGCGACGATCTTCTCGGCCACTTCGCGCGCCATTTGCGCGTACGACTCGCCGTTGCCCGTGTGCGAGCCGCAAAAAACACAGATTCGCTTCATCGCCCTGCGCGGATTCTAAAACGCGCGCGCCGCGCCTGCCGATGAGGCTCTTCGGGTGGGCGGCGG
It encodes:
- a CDS encoding TIGR00730 family Rossman fold protein; amino-acid sequence: MKRICVFCGSHTGNGESYAQMAREVAEKIVAAGYGIVYGGGSVGLMAIVADTALALGGEVIGVIPQALARTEIAHPGLTELHVVKTMHERKEIMDNASDAFVALPGGYGTMDEFCEVLSWRQLRIHDKPIGLLNYRGYYDALLSLFDHMVREGFIGPHTRRLFTDAESIDELLTEMFEPRNEP